The Clostridiisalibacter paucivorans DSM 22131 genome contains a region encoding:
- a CDS encoding GIY-YIG nuclease family protein — MPYVYIVQCNDETLYTGWTTDIERRINEHNRGIGSKYTRARLPVELKHLEKYKTKKDAMKREWQIKKMSRKDKLNLIGTEK, encoded by the coding sequence ATGCCTTATGTATATATAGTTCAGTGTAATGATGAGACATTATATACTGGATGGACTACAGATATAGAAAGAAGAATAAATGAACATAATAGAGGTATAGGCTCAAAGTATACCAGAGCTAGACTTCCCGTTGAGTTGAAACATTTGGAAAAGTATAAGACTAAAAAAGATGCAATGAAACGAGAGTGGCAAATTAAAAAGATGAGTAGAAAAGATAAATTGAATTTGATTGGAACAGAAAAATAA
- the typA gene encoding translational GTPase TypA, with translation MKERKDIINVAVIAHVDAGKSTLVDALLNQSGVFRENEQVVDCIMDSNDLERERGITIYSKNCAIEYNGMKINIVDTPGHADFSSEVERIIKTVDTAILLVDSSEGPMPQTRFVLQKALQRGLKPILLINKIDKKDQRAEEVVDMTFNLFIDLGATDEQLDFPILYGVAKEGIVKKEMEDEGKDLSPLFELLMDHVEKYPNRDEEPVQLQISALDYDEYIGRLGIGRVTRGIIRPNETVAICKRNGDVVKGKLTKIFVNEGLNRLEKKEAYSGDMVVVSGISDISIGETICDVDNVEPLEMIDIEEPTLSMNFLVNNSPFAGQSGKFVTSRHIKDRLERELETNVGLRVEELEDGYKVSGRGELHLSILLENMRREGYEISVSKPEVLLNKIDGKLHEPFERVIVTLPDEYSGTVISKLNLRKGIMQNMSSENGYTKLEYLAPTRGLLGYRSEFINDTRGEGTIVRSFDCFMPYCGDIPGRSNGVLVSQERGTTMAYSLYNLSERATMFVGPAVEVYEGMIIGMNSRRDDMVVNPCKNKKLTNVRASGSDDAIKLLPPKVFTLEEALEFIENDELVEVTPDDIRLRKKILNASDRMKANKKMK, from the coding sequence ATGAAAGAGAGAAAAGATATAATTAATGTAGCAGTAATAGCCCATGTTGATGCAGGAAAATCTACTTTAGTAGATGCACTTTTAAACCAGAGTGGTGTATTTAGAGAAAATGAGCAAGTGGTGGACTGTATTATGGATTCTAATGATTTGGAAAGAGAAAGGGGAATCACTATTTATTCCAAAAACTGTGCCATAGAGTATAATGGTATGAAGATAAATATAGTAGATACTCCAGGGCATGCTGATTTTTCATCTGAGGTTGAACGAATAATAAAAACTGTGGATACAGCTATTTTGTTGGTTGATTCCAGTGAAGGGCCGATGCCCCAGACTAGATTTGTATTACAAAAGGCATTACAAAGGGGATTAAAACCTATACTCCTTATAAATAAAATAGATAAAAAAGACCAAAGAGCAGAAGAAGTAGTAGATATGACATTCAATTTATTTATAGATTTGGGAGCTACAGATGAACAGTTAGATTTTCCCATACTTTATGGTGTAGCAAAAGAAGGAATAGTTAAGAAAGAAATGGAAGATGAGGGAAAAGACCTATCTCCATTGTTTGAATTATTAATGGATCATGTAGAAAAATATCCCAATAGGGATGAAGAACCAGTTCAATTGCAAATATCGGCATTGGATTACGATGAATATATAGGTAGATTAGGTATTGGTAGAGTGACAAGGGGAATAATAAGACCAAATGAAACAGTTGCCATATGTAAGAGAAATGGAGATGTAGTTAAAGGAAAACTGACAAAGATATTTGTTAATGAGGGATTAAATAGATTAGAAAAGAAAGAGGCATATAGTGGAGATATGGTTGTAGTTTCTGGTATCTCTGATATCTCTATTGGTGAAACTATATGTGATGTAGATAATGTAGAGCCTTTAGAAATGATAGATATAGAAGAGCCTACACTGTCCATGAACTTCCTTGTTAATAATTCTCCCTTTGCAGGACAAAGTGGTAAATTTGTTACTTCTAGACATATTAAGGACAGGTTAGAACGGGAACTTGAAACCAATGTAGGCCTTAGAGTAGAGGAATTAGAGGATGGATATAAGGTTTCTGGTAGAGGAGAGTTACATCTTTCTATACTTTTAGAAAATATGAGAAGGGAAGGATACGAGATTTCTGTTTCTAAACCTGAGGTATTACTTAATAAGATAGATGGTAAATTACATGAGCCATTTGAAAGGGTCATAGTGACATTGCCCGATGAGTACAGTGGTACAGTAATATCTAAATTGAATCTCAGAAAGGGTATTATGCAGAATATGAGTAGTGAAAATGGATATACTAAATTAGAATATTTGGCCCCCACTAGAGGGTTGTTGGGATATAGAAGTGAATTTATAAATGACACACGAGGTGAAGGTACGATAGTAAGGTCCTTTGATTGCTTTATGCCATATTGTGGAGATATACCAGGAAGGTCAAATGGAGTATTGGTATCCCAAGAAAGGGGTACAACTATGGCATATTCTCTATATAACTTAAGTGAAAGAGCTACTATGTTTGTAGGCCCAGCAGTAGAGGTCTATGAAGGTATGATTATTGGGATGAATAGTCGAAGAGATGATATGGTAGTAAATCCATGTAAAAATAAAAAACTTACTAATGTAAGGGCATCAGGTTCTGATGATGCAATAAAACTTTTACCTCCCAAGGTATTTACTTTGGAGGAGGCCCTTGAATTTATTGAAAATGATGAGCTTGTAGAAGTAACGCCTGATGATATAAGACTTAGAAAAAAGATATTAAATGCCAGTGATAGAATGAAAGCAAATAAAAAAATGAAATAG
- a CDS encoding DEAD/DEAH box helicase, whose protein sequence is MKTVKFQELEIMNELKKAIEDMGFEEMTPIQAKAIPEVLTGRDIIGQAQTGTGKTASFAIPIINKVDVSNRNLQALILCPTRELAIQVSEEVRKLCKYTHGIKTLPIYGGQPIDRQIKALKKGVQVVIGTPGRVMDHMRRKTLKFKNVNMVVLDEADEMLNMGFREDIETILQDIPEERQTLLFSATMPKAILEIAKTYQKKPKTVKVVHKQLTVPNIEQYYLDVKKKNKFEVLTRLIDVYNPKLALIFSNTKKKVDELVGDLQGRGYLADGLHGDMKQRQRDRVMNNFRINNVDILVATDVAARGIDVDDVEMVINFDVPQDDEYYVHRIGRTGRAGRTGLAFTLVSGREIYKLKDIQRYTKTKIRRHDTPSANDVEEAKSLILIKQIKDIIEKENLTKQVHIIDKLIEDDHTSIDVAAALLKMLMGKEEKENSNDELDLEGTGAEPGMVRLFINIGRKQKISPKDVVGSIAGETKIPGEVIGAIDIYDKYTFVEVPKEHGKKVLKIMNGNTIKGRTISMEVANRR, encoded by the coding sequence ATGAAAACAGTTAAATTTCAAGAACTAGAAATAATGAATGAGTTAAAAAAAGCTATTGAGGATATGGGTTTTGAAGAGATGACACCAATACAAGCTAAGGCTATCCCAGAGGTACTTACAGGAAGGGATATTATAGGTCAAGCACAGACTGGTACGGGTAAAACGGCTTCATTTGCAATTCCTATAATAAATAAAGTTGATGTCAGCAATAGAAATTTACAGGCGTTAATATTGTGTCCTACAAGGGAGTTAGCTATACAGGTATCTGAGGAAGTAAGAAAGCTATGTAAATATACCCATGGTATTAAGACATTACCTATTTATGGAGGACAGCCTATAGACAGACAGATTAAGGCATTGAAAAAGGGAGTACAAGTAGTTATAGGTACACCAGGTAGAGTTATGGACCATATGAGAAGAAAAACATTGAAATTTAAAAATGTAAATATGGTAGTTTTAGACGAGGCTGATGAGATGTTAAATATGGGATTTAGGGAGGATATAGAGACTATACTTCAAGATATCCCCGAAGAAAGACAAACTTTACTTTTTTCTGCTACTATGCCTAAAGCAATATTAGAAATTGCTAAAACTTATCAAAAAAAGCCTAAGACAGTTAAGGTGGTACATAAGCAATTGACTGTACCTAATATAGAGCAATATTATTTAGATGTGAAAAAGAAAAATAAATTTGAAGTACTAACTAGATTAATTGATGTATATAACCCTAAATTGGCATTGATATTTTCCAATACAAAGAAGAAAGTAGATGAATTGGTTGGAGATCTTCAAGGAAGAGGATATTTGGCTGATGGTCTTCATGGAGATATGAAACAAAGGCAAAGAGACAGAGTAATGAATAATTTCAGGATAAATAATGTAGACATATTGGTAGCTACAGATGTTGCGGCTAGAGGAATAGATGTAGATGATGTAGAGATGGTAATAAATTTTGATGTACCTCAAGATGATGAATATTATGTACATCGTATAGGTAGAACAGGTAGAGCAGGTAGAACTGGGTTGGCATTTACATTGGTCTCAGGAAGAGAAATATATAAATTAAAGGATATACAAAGATATACTAAAACTAAAATAAGAAGACATGATACTCCCAGTGCCAATGATGTAGAGGAGGCCAAATCTCTTATACTTATAAAACAAATTAAAGATATTATTGAAAAGGAAAATTTAACTAAACAGGTGCATATAATAGATAAATTGATAGAAGATGATCATACATCTATAGATGTGGCAGCGGCTTTATTGAAGATGCTAATGGGTAAAGAAGAAAAAGAAAATTCAAATGATGAGCTAGATTTAGAAGGAACAGGTGCAGAACCAGGTATGGTTAGATTATTCATAAATATAGGAAGAAAACAAAAGATTAGCCCAAAAGATGTTGTTGGTTCAATAGCAGGAGAAACAAAGATACCTGGTGAAGTCATAGGAGCTATAGATATTTATGATAAATATACATTTGTGGAAGTACCTAAGGAACATGGTAAAAAGGTATTAAAGATAATGAATGGGAATACGATTAAAGGTAGAACCATTAGTATGGAAGTGGCAAATAGAAGATAG
- a CDS encoding tryptophan-rich sensory protein has product MIFVTRSIKKISCFIISILIPLSIGFLSSILTKNSFDYYQTLIKPFFSPPGWIFAPVWTILYILMGIASYRIAKSDNSTILIKNALFFYVLQLILNFLWPILFFRFNLTFIAFIEIIILLVFIIITTLKFYNLDKFSAYLMIPYILWVSFASLLNFSIWFLNK; this is encoded by the coding sequence GTGATTTTTGTGACTCGTTCTATAAAAAAAATTTCATGCTTTATTATTAGTATCCTAATTCCCCTGTCTATAGGTTTTTTAAGTTCTATTTTAACCAAAAACTCATTTGACTATTATCAAACCCTTATAAAGCCCTTTTTTTCACCTCCAGGTTGGATATTTGCTCCAGTTTGGACTATACTATACATATTAATGGGGATAGCATCTTACAGAATAGCAAAATCTGATAATTCCACTATACTAATTAAAAATGCTTTATTTTTTTATGTCTTACAACTTATATTAAATTTCCTTTGGCCCATATTATTTTTTAGATTTAATTTAACATTTATAGCATTTATAGAAATTATTATTTTACTTGTCTTTATAATTATTACAACACTAAAATTCTATAATCTCGACAAATTTTCAGCTTACTTAATGATACCATATATTTTATGGGTCTCATTTGCATCGCTATTGAATTTTTCTATCTGGTTTTTAAACAAATAA
- a CDS encoding NAD(P)H-dependent flavin oxidoreductase, translated as MKIPSLKIGDLTASVPIVQGGMGVGISMSRLAAAVANCGGIGVISGVEPGFNFDGYYKDKIKTNLKALRHHIRKAKELAPKNIIGVNIMTAINNFEDMVKTAVEEKIDIIFSGAGLPLSLPKFVKDSNTKIAPIVSSGRVAKLICKQWDKKYQYLPDAIVLEGPKAGGHLGFSNEDLETENENKSSLTDMVKEVLESIKPFERKYNRKIPVIAAGGVHDGRDIARLLLAGASGVQMGTRFVATHECDASEAFKKAYIDAKKDDVVIIKSPVGMPGRAINNDFIRKVYENYENKEIKCIRCLKGCNPKSTPYCIADALINAQKGNFEKGFAFAGENVYRIKEITSVKALIEGLMKEIEEYEA; from the coding sequence ATGAAGATACCAAGTTTGAAAATTGGAGATCTAACAGCATCTGTACCTATAGTGCAAGGTGGAATGGGTGTGGGAATATCCATGTCAAGATTAGCTGCAGCAGTGGCTAATTGTGGAGGTATAGGAGTTATATCAGGTGTAGAACCTGGATTTAATTTTGATGGGTATTATAAAGACAAGATAAAGACAAATCTGAAGGCATTGAGACATCATATAAGAAAGGCAAAGGAGTTAGCCCCAAAGAATATTATTGGAGTAAATATTATGACAGCAATAAATAACTTTGAAGATATGGTAAAGACAGCTGTGGAAGAAAAAATAGATATAATATTTTCTGGAGCAGGATTACCATTGAGTTTACCCAAATTTGTGAAGGATTCCAATACTAAAATAGCTCCAATAGTATCATCAGGAAGGGTAGCGAAGCTTATCTGTAAACAATGGGACAAAAAATATCAGTATCTACCCGATGCTATTGTATTAGAAGGCCCTAAAGCAGGAGGGCATTTAGGATTTAGTAATGAAGACTTAGAAACCGAAAATGAAAATAAAAGTTCTTTAACTGATATGGTGAAAGAAGTGTTGGAATCAATCAAGCCCTTTGAAAGAAAGTATAATAGAAAAATACCTGTTATTGCAGCGGGTGGTGTCCATGATGGTAGAGATATAGCAAGGTTGCTTTTAGCAGGAGCTTCAGGGGTGCAAATGGGCACACGTTTTGTAGCTACCCATGAATGCGATGCCAGTGAAGCGTTTAAAAAAGCATATATAGATGCAAAAAAAGATGATGTTGTGATTATAAAAAGCCCTGTAGGCATGCCTGGTAGGGCAATAAACAATGATTTTATTAGAAAGGTATATGAAAACTATGAGAATAAAGAAATAAAGTGTATAAGATGTCTAAAGGGGTGTAATCCCAAAAGCACACCATATTGCATTGCCGATGCTTTAATTAATGCACAAAAAGGCAATTTTGAAAAAGGATTTGCATTTGCAGGAGAAAATGTATACAGGATAAAAGAGATTACATCGGTAAAAGCTCTAATAGAAGGATTAATGAAGGAAATAGAGGAATATGAAGCATAA